A single region of the Metarhizium brunneum chromosome 6, complete sequence genome encodes:
- the prr-3 gene encoding pH-response regulator protein palF/prr-3 — protein sequence MPRDPPRDGAGGRLSTSSTPSFTTPAAAARVSGDPENENESASEAVPAPSLAKSPHASSTAAPRPSLLSRLSLPLQLPLPLRSRNRNVVDFHIRCDEPHRTYAAGDSVRGAVVLVVVKPLRITHLVVSLHGFVRVLKDPTSVAKAQSVTTLPPPGSSRRPQYQGNGLISLFQDEQVLSGEGRIEPGKYEFGFDLIFPDKGLPSSIDFERGTISYSITATITRPTTIAPTSTCERKVTLVQQIDVGLLAPPRSRTIFLEPISKRTRRKKPAVNDKPSGSASVDINDVASEADSSVITEDSTRGDNTHSSPIETRTGSAPSDMHSEISGESGRSVSTASRAEFTQLSHVGSTLTSAAKQQVVDDKTITTTVELLKGGCLPGDTVSVRVMVQHIKRVKSMTGVIATLFRQGRIDTNPPPSLIAQGVHFARKLHKDDPYPKSRTGLAGLSLSSSGSTSMFRKDLDQNAAPLIIDPQTLQASVTVSVRVPDDAFPTIKAVPGDMISFKYQVEVIVDLGGRLSSQLGAGGSTSRFGTSNGSNTDSNQGSFGPQRGSNIADTSQVRREKGIISLSFETVVGTTDSSKARPAAKPVAKTRTIRIAEEAGEDEIIQPETPSHNSPHHPLNSILANGQSHLSPPNAQLDYTTPPPHPADVQQQSSLATTGSSRDIQVNGHRPQAAPSYIPPPQMPDQSHMSEKDRIRQAETRLLPSQPPAGPSAPGEDDDIYDAEDTPRAASSDPVVPDMDEAEAAPSAPTEDEVTAGHPTEDKQELERRRLMEEASVPPEFPDDMERPGGSSSADAANEATAPDLDEADEYPGYGVGAGPSRDGDSHMEQLPAYHR from the exons ATGCCGCGAGATCCCCCACGGGATGGAGCCGGCGGCCGTCTCTCGACAtcgtcgacgccctcgtTCACGACGCCTGCCGCGGCTGCCCGAGTCTCTGGGGATCCCGAGAATGAGAATGAGAGTGCCAGCGAGGCCGTGCCCGCGCCGTCGCTGGCCAAGTCGCCACATGCATCGTCAACTGCAGCTCCGCGCCCGAGCCTGTTGTCGCGATTGAGCCTGCCCTTGCAGCTGCCGCTGCCCCTCCGCAGCAGAAACCGCAACGTCGTCGACTTCCACATCCGCTGTGACGAGCCGCACAGGACGTATGCCGCCGGGGATTCCGTTCGCGGTGCCGttgttctcgtcgtcgtcaagcCGCTGCGCATTACCCACCTCGTCGTCTCGCTGCATGGCTTTGTCCGAGTCCTCAAGGACCCCACGTCCGTGGCGAAGGCGCAGAGCGTCACCACACTGCCCCCGCCAGGCAGCTCGCGACGGCCACAGTACCAGGGCAATGGGCTGATTAGTCTGTTTCAAGACGAGCAGGTTCTAAGCGGCGAGGGGAGGATAGAGCCGGGCAAATATGAGTTTGGCTTCGATTTGATATTTCCGGATAAGGGCCTGCCCAGCAGCATTGAC TTTGAACGGGGAACCATTTCATACTCCATTACTGCCACAATAACAAGACCCACGACCATCGCCCCGACCTCTACCTGTGAGAGAAAGGTTACTCTTGTCCAGCAAATAGACGTCGGATTGCTTGCGCCGCCGCGGTCGAGAACCATTTTCCTAGAGCCAATATCTAAACGGACGCGAAGAAAAAAGCCTGCCGTCAACGACAAACCGTCCGGCTCCGCTTCGGTCgacatcaatgatgttgCTTCCGAAGCCGACTCATCCGTCATCACGGAAGATTCTACCCGTGGTGACAACACCCATAGTTCGCCCATTGAAACCCGCACAGGATCTGCCCCAAGCGATATGCATAGCGAAATCAGCGGAGAGAGTGGCCGTAGCGTCAGCACCGCCAGTAGGGCCGAGTTCACCCAGTTATCACACGTGGGCTCGACACTTACGTCTGCGGCAAAACAGCAGGTTGTGGATGACAAGACGATTACAACGACCGTCGAGTTGCTCAAGGGCGGCTGCCTTCCTGGTGACACTGTCTCGGTGAGAGTTATGGTGCAGCACATCAAGAGGGTGAAGAGCATGACTGGTGTCATTGCGACTCTGTTTCGGCAAGGGAGGATTGATACAAACCCACCGCCATCATTGATCGCCCAAGGCGTCCACTTCGCAAGGAAGCTACACAAAGACGACCCGTATCCAAAGTCACGAACTGGGCTGGCAGGGCTGTCATTGTCGTCAAGTGGCTCAACGAGCATGTTTCGCAAGGACTTGGACCAGAATGCCGCACCTCTCATCATCGACCCTCAAACGCTGCAGGCTTCAGTCACAGTCTCCGTGAGGGTGCCTGACGATGCTTTCCCAACAATCAAGGCTGTGCCAGGTGACATGATAAGCTTCAAGTATCAAGTTGAAGTGATTGTTGACCTTGGAGGCAGGCTGTCGAGTCAGCTAGGGGCTGGTGGTTCGACATCAAGATTTGGCACATCCAATGGCAGCAATACAGACTCAAACCAAGGCTCATTCGGCCCCCAGAGGGGCTCCAACATTGCAGACACCTCGCAGGTTAGACGTGAAAAGGGCATCATATCATTGTCGTTTGAAACCGTCGTGGGGACTACCGACAGCTCCAAAGCACGGCCAGCTGCGAAGCCAGTCGCCAAAACAAGAACCATTCGAATTGCGGAGGAGGCTGGCGAGGACGAAATCATCCAGCCTGAAACTCCATCCCATAATAGCCCTCACCATCCACTCAACTCAATACTCGCCAATGGGCAGTCACACCTATCACCTCCTAATGCTCAACTCGACTACACCACCCCGCCTCCACATCCTGCTGATGTCCAACAGCAATCTTCCTTGGCTACGACGGGTTCATCACGAGACATTCAAGTAAATGGCCATCGCCCACAGGCCGCCCCGTCCTACATTCCGCCGCCTCAGATGCCTGATCAGAGCCACATGTCCGAGAAGGACAGAATACGACAAGCTGAAACAAGACTATTACCAAGTCAACCGCCCGCGGGGCCTTCAGCACCaggggaagacgacgataTTTACGATGCAGAAGACACGCCTCGTGCGGCATCCTCTGACCCCGTTgttccagacatggacgaagCCGAAGCTGCTCCATCCGCACCCACAGAGGACGAAGTAACCGCTGGCCACCCGACGGAGGACAAGCAAGAGCTCGAGCGTCGAAGACTGATGGAAGAAGCCAGCGTGCCACCAGAATTTCCAGATGACATGGAGCGGCCGGGAGGTAGCTCATCAgccgatgctgccaacgAAGCCACAGCCCCTGATCTCGATGAAGCAGATGAATATCCTGGATACGGCGTGGGTGCCGGTCCATCTCGGGACGGTGACTCACATATGGAACAACTACCAGCGTATCACAGATGA
- the JAC1 gene encoding J-type co-chaperone JAC1 encodes MRAISATQRICGRCRLHAQTTSPPVASVSLAAIKPRALTTRPRNPAAHQTRRFTQRPSLAASSSSSSFSSSAAAEANAAPKTAPSPPQTLYSFFPQTLPDGPPPNGHFPINLRSLRAEFLRLQSRHHPDLHPASSKPQAEATSAAVNNAYKTLSNPLLRAQYLLSLQGVDVANDETLKVEEPELLMVVLEAHETIEEARSPADLDGLTAENEERIRRCEEVLEEAFREHDLERAKREAVRLRYWVNVRGAVSDWEEGKPAVLQH; translated from the coding sequence ATGCGCGCCATCTCCGCGACGCAACGCATCTGCGGACGGTGCCGCCTCCACGCCCAAACGACATCACCACCCGTCGCCTCCGTCTCACTAGCCGCAATAAAACCCCGCGCACTCACGACGCGCCCGCGAAACCCAGCAGCCCACCAGACGCGGCGATTTACCCAGCGGCCGTctctcgccgcctcctcctcctcctcctcgttctcctcctcggcggcagcagaagcCAACGCGGCccccaagacggcgccgtcACCACCGCAAACCCTCTACTCCTTCTTCCCGCAGACCCTCCCCGACGGACCACCCCCGAACGGCCACTTCCCCATCAACCTGCGCTCCCTCCGCGCCGAGTTCCTGCGCCTCCAGTCCCGGCACCACCCGGACCTGCACCCGGCGTCGTCCAAGCCGCAGGCCGAGGCGACGAgcgccgccgtcaacaaCGCCTACAAGACGCTGTCGAACCCGCTCCTGCGCGCGCAGTACCTCCTCTCCCTGcagggcgtcgacgtcgccaaCGACGAGACGCTCAAGGTGGAGGAGCCGGAGCTGCTCATGGTCGTGCTCGAGGCCCACGAGACCATCGAGGAGGCCCGCAGCCCCGCCGACCTGGACGGGCTGACGGCCGAGAATGAGGAGCGCATACGGCGCTGCGAGGAggtgctggaggaggccTTCCGGGAGCACGATCTCGAGAGGGCCAAGAGGGAGGCTGTCCGGCTGCGGTACTGGGTGAATGTGAGGGGGGCCGTGAGTGACTGGGAGGAGGGGAAGCCTGCCGTTTTGCAGCATTAG